A window of Zalophus californianus isolate mZalCal1 chromosome 17, mZalCal1.pri.v2, whole genome shotgun sequence genomic DNA:
GCGGTTACCGCAGGTCCCGGACCCCCGCCCGCCGCCACCTGTCCCCCCCGCCCTGTAATTGGAAGCCCCGTCCCTGCACTGGCTGTGGAGTGGCTCGGTGTCTGTCCTCTGTCCCCCTGTCTCCCTCTGTACGCGTCTCTGTCTGTTCACCGGGCTCGAAGCTCCCTGAGTACCGAGACCGAGTCTGatgcctgcccgccccccccccccgactccagGGCTCAGCGCCCGGCCTGATACACACTAAGAACCCAGTAAACTTTGCTCAAGGAACGAATCCGCTCTCCTTCGGCTCCTTTCAAATCTCTCAACGCCTTTCTCAgaatcttctctctcttcctcgtGCTGATTCCCTGTCCACACTCTAACTCGCTCCACCGCTGGTCTCCGTCCTCCTCTCTCCCGAATGTCTGTGCCCCCTTCTCCTGGGGTCTGTTCCCTCCTCTCCGAATGCCCGGCCCTCCCTGGGTGTCCGGGGCGCCCCTCCTACCTGAGGACCCCGGCGGGGGGCAGGGCGACTCCCGAGGCAGTGCGGTCGCCCCAGGGcacaagcagcagcagcagcggcagcagcagcagcagccgcaCCCGGGGGCTCCTGGGCACCTGGCGAGTCGCCATCACCTGTGGAGAGACAGGGAAGAGCTCAGTGAGGCCCACGTCCTGGCCCAGAACCCCGGACCccgccacccacccacctcctgcgCGCGTTTGCAGGGCCCGCTACCGCGCAGTGGGCTCGGACAGCCGGGCTGCAGCCCCCTTATATCGCCTCCACAGCCCCCGCAGCGGGCAGTGACGCAGaccagggggctgggggcaccgggtcagccccccctccccccaggctcaTTAGGAGCCGCCAGCGGTAATGAGGAGCCAGGAGTGGGGGCCCTGCCTCTGCCTTGGCAGCCACCAACTAATTGGGACCAGGAGCTGGGACCTGAagggaagcaggagggggagagacagacagacagagaagtGGACACAGGAGGTGTGTCAGAGGGATAAAAATAGAGGCCGGCAGAGGGACCATCAGAGCAGAagccagagacacagagaaagagacagggaaagcAACAGAGGAGGGActggtggggagaagcagagatgcGTAGACGAAGTAAccatgagagggaaggaaaagacagaGTGACAGAGGAGAGGGCCCACGGGGAGAAAGGAAgcaacagaggaagaaggaaaggagacgaaggaagagagaggggggaagaagacaaagagccagctggagatggagggaggaggctCTGGGAAAGATATGAGATAGAAGAACAGCCAGCCAGCACAGGGATGCCCAGAGGTAAATTCAGGCAGCAGAGAACCAAAAAAGACAGAGTGAGAGATGGAggggccggcgggggcggggggggcagcagaaggcaaaggggagggagggaggggcttgAAGGCAGGTAAAGTGACAGGCAAAACTCTGCGGAGGGGAAAGACAGACCAGGGCCACCGCCCCACCCTGCGCATGGGTCTAAGCCTTCCTGGGGAGGAGTTGGGGGGTTTTGCGAAGCCCCGTCCCCTCACACTGGCTCTTAAGAGGGTGCTCTCTACACAGTAGGAGGAGGTAGGCCAAGGTTCTGAAGTCCCAAAGGGCAGTAGCAATCTGGGTATCTGACTGGCAAGACATGGGACCCTGGGCTCCTAGTTCCCCGGAGAGGAGAGGCCTGGGAAACCCAATTCCCTCCTGGGTCTTGAAATAAAAGGGCACCAGGGTTCTAAACTCTTGGGTTTGCATGTAGGAGATGGCAGATGGCCTAGAaccctggtttctttctttctttcttcctttctttcagattttatttatttatttgacagagagagagcatgcgggCACAAGCAAAActcagagctcgatcccaggaccccgggatcatgacctgagccaaaggcagacgcttaactgactgagctactcagacACCCCTAGACCCCTGGTTTCAAGGAAAACATAGCTTGGTTGGGCCACATCCCTCCACCAGATAGATGATCCCGTGCCTAATTCCCTTCCCTATTCCAGAAATGATGTTCTTTATCTCTGTCCCTTTAAGAACACAAGCCTGTAGCCAGGCTCCCAGGATCCCCAGGGAGGGGGTCAGGTGTGTCACCTGCACCCCTGGGACCCTGCCTCCTGCTGCGCCTCCCAGAGCCATTCTGCAGCATTCACCGATCTCTGCGTCCAGTGCTGCTCACCTGCTGTGATCTTGGACCTCACTGAGCAGGTAAGAGACCCCAGGTCCCAAGTGACCTTGTCCTACCCAGGTAtctgccacccccacctccacctgagCACAGACCTAGGTGTCTCTGCCCCAGACCAGTCCTGAGAGCCTGGGATCTCAACTCCATCCTCAATAAACAGAGGGACCAGAGTCCTGCCCCACAGCTCTCCGGGCAGGCTGAGGAATCCAGAACACTAGACCCCTATCTGCTGAGGGCCCAAGACTCGGAGTTCCCAGTCCCCTAGAGTTCAAGACTCCTGTCTCCTTTCTCCCCTGTAATCCAGCCCCCTAAACTTTCTCCCTCAAAATTCTAGGCATCTGAACCTTCGGGCCTTTCCTCTCTAAGGAACCAGGAATTTAGACCCACGGTGCTCTCCACCCTCTGGAAACTGGGGTAAACCCCCAGCAGCCTTCTCACCCAGGTCCCAGGAGTCTCCCTGCTCCCTCAGATCCAGGCGTGTCGGGGGCCCCCAGCCCACAGCCATTCCTTCTGAGCCTCATCTAGTGTAAACAACTGTGCAGTGGTGTCCCTGGcaccctggggggggggcggggagaaaggGATCCTGTGTCCCCTTGGAGGTCTACACCCTCTGAAATAGAAGTCGAGGAGGTCTGAAGGCTTGGAGAGGTCTGAGGTCTTTCCCAGTTTTTCTGGGACCCCCTTGGGGaaacagataaggaaattaacTACGACTCCCAAGAAGCCCCGCGCCTCAGTCTCCCTTAGCTACGGCGGCTACGGCCCCACAGCCTTCAGGGAGTTGCAGCTGGGTTCTCCTCCTTTCCTGGGCGCCAAGCTGGGCGGGATCTCGGCCCACCTGGGGCGGTGGGCGTGGCCTCCGGGAGTGGGCCGGGGTTCTCGGGACGCTTCCAACCTTAACCCCTCCCTTCCCGCTCCCCCGCAGCTATAGGCGTCTCCCAGAGCTATGAAGTCCCTCAGCCCGATCGTCTTCCTCCTCGTCTTCCCCCTCGCCCGGCTGGGTTCCCAGGCTGACCCTTCGGCCTCGCCGCTTACAGGCTCCGACTTCCCTGAGATGGTCCACCCTTCTCAGACCTCCCCTCCTGCTTCTGAGAATTCCGCTGGAGACGTGCCTAACCCAGACCCCCCTGCGACTGCTTATCCCGAGCCCTCCAAATCACCTCATGCAGTTTCCCCTGAGCCCTCCCGCCTTGACTTCACTGAGACTACCAACCATGACCTCCGAGAAACCACACACCCAGAGACTCCTGAAAGCCCTAAATCTACCTCACTCAACACCTCAATAGCAGACTCCCTGGAGACCCCAAAAATTAACCTTTCCAAAATGACAGATCCAGAACCTTCTAAGACCCCCAAACCGGACCCGACTGATATCCCACACCCAGAATCCCCTGAGACCCTCAAACCTAATCCCTCCAAAACCTCACACCCAGAATTTCCTGAGACCCCAAGCCCTGACCCTACCCAAACTCCACGCCAAGAATCCTCAGAAAGTCCCAAACTTAACTCCACCGAAATCTCACATTCAGAAGCCCCTGAGACCCCACATCCTGACCCCACCAAGACTCTTCACCCCAAATCTCCAGAAACCTATAACCCTGACATCACTGAAACCCCAAACTCTGAATTCCTTCAGACCCTCCATCCGGACACTACTGAAACCCCCCACCCGGAATCCCATGTAACTCACAATCCCAGCCCCACTGAAATTCCCCAAACAGAATCCCCCACAACCCAGTACCAATTTGCAACAGAGAACCCCATGACCTCTGACCCTGAGATCTCCGCCAGTCCTCACCCAGAAACGACTACACCTTTCAAGGACAAAGCTACTGCCCTAAATGAGCTGCCCCTGAGTCCCAAACCAGAAACCCCTGCAGTGACCCAGCCTGACTCCCTTAAATTGCGCAGGTCGGTTTCTCCTGGGACAGTTGAACTGAAGGCCTCCCAGAACTCTAGCCTTAAAGGGCCTGATGCCCTTCTTCCCTCAGCCCGGATTGCGGGCCCCCCTGCTCCTCTCGGTTCCCCCAGTCAGCCAGCCCCTGCCACTCCGCGGGCCCCGCAGCGGCGCAGCCGAGGTGAGAGAGTCAGCACTATCATCGTGGTGGAACGAGTGGAGGAGACCGGTGAGGGGCCAAGAccggactcctgggtctgagggaggagggggccgggggcCAGGACTCCTGGGTCTCGGGGAGGACTTGCTGAGGACCCGGCTCTTGAgtctgaggagggaggaggctgagggctGGTATGTGGGGTCTGAGAGTGGAAGGGAGTGGAGGCCGGGACTCCTGGGTCTCGGGAAGTAGGGGCTGGGAGTTTAGATTGCTCAATCCCTGGGTCCTCGCCCTTCAGGCGTGACCCTGGTGGGGCGCCCCCGGGGCGCGGCGGGCGGGGCGCTCTGCCTCTTCCTCGCGGGGACCGGACTGCTGATCGGCATTTTCCTGCTGCTGTGGTGTCTCTACCGCCGGGCGGCTCGACACCGGCCCTTCGCACACCACCGGCTTCCAAACGACGGAGATGAACCGGGTGAGCGACCCTCATTGCGTCCCTCTCCTTGAATGCACGTTTCCTTAACACGGTTTCGCCTGGCACTTTAGGGCGCCCTGCCAAAAAGTACAGGTCCCCCACCCAAGGTCAATGGAAGCCCCGACCCCTCCATGATCCTGCCCCCCAATTCTCCGAAATTCCCCCGCGACACACGTCCAGCGCCGCCCCCAGCCCAGCTGGGAATTGCAACAGGCTGGGGGCGACAGGTCCCCACaagccccgccccttccccctccccgtGGAGCCCTGAATTCCCCGCCCTCTACACTGCAGGCCCCGCCCCGCTGCGCCGACGCCACGCCCCCTCTTCGATTCTGGGGGCCTCGCCCTTTAATTTGAAAACCCACTTCCAAAGAACTGTCGAATCGTCTTTCCCGCCTCCTCGTTGGCCAGCGGCGCAGCAGAGGGGACAGGCCCTGTCTGCCTAGTGATGACCTCGCCCCTCTGTTCCCACAGTTATGCATTTGGAAGCCCCGAAGGATCCCTACGACCTCTACCTTTATGCCCCGGATGCCTGGGTCCCTTCACACATCGCCACCAAACAGCCGCCGCCCACCCCCCCGCTGCCGCCCAAGCTACCCCCGCCTCCCCGCGGGAACCGCCCCCAGAGCCTGGAGCCGCTCTCCCCCGCCACGCTCCCCAACAACTTCGTGTGAGCCCTACTGGTGTCCTGCCAGACACGCGCCATCCCCAGACGGAGGAAGGGCCCAGAGGTCTTGTCCTCCTGGCATGCTTTGCTGCACAGTAGCCCTCTTGGGTAGGAGGTCCAACACACCGAGATGCTTTCGCTGTGACCGGAGAACACGGTCTGAGGCCGAATAAATCAAGTGTTCCCACGGCTAGACCCCTACTCTGGCCTGCTTcctgggagaggagggggctggggcccgGGGATTCTGGGTCtgaaggaggagggagctgggggcccAGGCTCCTGTGACCCCGCCACGGCCAATGACGACTGAGTGTGTACACCAAAGCATTTTATTGGGAGTGAGGCAGGGCAGGATTTACagtcacagagacagagacacaaagacaACCCTGCTCCGGGGAAaacacccctctcccccagccccattccCTTTCCTGGGATTCTGTGAACTCCTCCTGCATATGGTCCCCAAATTCTAAGCCGAAAGAGGGGAGTCTGAGAGGGGAAGGATCCCAGATTTTGAGTCGTTTAGCCCCTGAGGGACACAACAAATGGCCACTGAGAAAACAAGAGTAGTTCGAAACCACCCAGGAGAATAAAGTGCAAGGAATTAGGGGGAAGAGGGCCATCTTGAAACCACCATGGGGAAGTTCAATGATGGTGGCTTCACACCATTGAGTTGATGGACTTGAGCAGCCACTATTTAGACCTGAAAATGTGTCAGAAAAAGTgcatgggggtggagagaggcaTAATGTTAAAACCGCCATCTTGCTTCCCTAGACATTGTGCTAAGCTAGGGAGAAGGTCTTGGGGAATTTGGTGCTTCAGCAGAACCTGCTGGTGGAAGGAGGGGTGCGGGGCGGAGGAGGGGCTTGAAACCGCCATTCTCCCTCAGAAACGCTGGTGAGAATCGATCCCTAGAATGGCGGGGATGGGCGATTGGTTAATCCAACCTGGAGAATGCAAAATGGAATCGGCAGAGGTTTGTAACTTCTAGAGGAAGACCTTGAATGTTTCTGAAAGGTGAGGAAAGCTGAGTAGTCTCGGGGGCTTAGCCCAAGAGTCCCGGGGGTTAAAGGAAAGGGCGGAGGAAGGGTGCCTCAAAATCACAAGAGAGAGTGAAAGACTGAACTGTCCATTCAAATAAAGCCCTGAAAGGAGAGATTTGAAACCACTGAGGCAGAACAAGTGAAGAAGGAAAACCTTGAGGGGAATTTGGGTATCCTTGAAACTGCCAGTCTGCAGCTTCACTACCCCTGAGAGGCGATCGGGAAGGGAAGAGGACTTGACAGCACTGGGGAAGAAGAGGGCGAGTGCTTCTTAGGCCTGCAGCAGGACAGCGAGAACTGGGGTTCCTTGACAGTCACTCAGGCCAGTGATGTGTAGAATGGAGGTCCTGGAAACTGCCATTCAGTGGGAGGCACTCGGTCAGTAGTCCCGGACAGGGGGTGGGGGTCTTGGGGGCTGAACTGTGCTGTGTGTGGCTCCATAGgaaggagggggggcagggggagccccGGGGGGCTCAGCCTCATCCTCCATTTCGCTTTCGTCACTGCCAGCCAGCTGGTCATGGCCAACGAAGCCACACTTCTCTTCGCTCATCTCCTCAGGCTCCGCCCACGGCTGCTTCTCCCCGGAAGCGAAGACCCCGTAGAAGATGACACCCCCATAGTGCACCAGGGAGGCAATTAGGAATACGTACTGCCACTCCTCCCGAGTCTGTGGGGGGACATGGGGAAGGGGAGGTCAGAGGACAGAGACACAGAAggtggagagagaatctgagttcagagaaagggagacagagatcCAGCGGGAAGCGAAGCGTTAGGAGACCAGAAGAGGGCAGGGATGGCGCCCAGCGAGGGTGAAGCCCGTCAGGAAGGCCCCATACACAAATTGGGAGGGCGAGTGGGTCAGGGCCAGGGTACGGACCTTGTGCTTAGTCATGGCACCCACGATGATGGGGCACACCATGCCTGACAACGTGCCTACGCCGTTGGAGATGCCCATGAGGATGCTGGCGTAGCGCGGGGCGATGTCCAGGTGGTTCACGTTGAACCCTGGCGAGGCAAGCCAGAAGGCATCACTCCCGATTGAACCTCACTGGAGGGACTCCTGCTgagcctctcctcctcccatcgCAACCTCCCccgtccctccctctctttctgggCCACCTTTTGCGAGCCTGGGAAGTCCCCTTCCTGAGCCAGGCCGTTCCCTACAGAGCTGTCCCGAGTCTGCCAAGCTGCGGCCCCGCGCTGTTCTCACCAGAGATGGCGAAGCCGCTGAAGCCCACGGCGAGGACCAGGAACGAGATGGCCACGCCCTTGGAGTGCGAGTAGCCGACCACCAGCAGCAGCGTGGCTTCCATGCCGAAGCCTACGGAGGGCCGGAGGGCCGTCTCATCTGAGCGCCCGCCGCCCCACACCGCCTCTCCAGCCCGCCTCCCTccgccccagccctgccacctccATGCCCGTCCCTGGCTTTGTGCGGGTTCAGCCTGCCTCGTCCCGCATTCCGCCCGCGGCCGCCCTAACCAAAACCCTCTCGTCCCTAACGTCCGTGACCACGCGCACCAGAGCCACCACGGCCCCGGCTGGACCCTCCATGGCCCCACTCCCTGACTAGGCCACGCCCTGAAGACGCAGGGTCCGAGCCCCACCGGTGCACCTCCCACCGTCCCACCTTCCCTCGGTTCTCACTCATTAGGCAGCAGGCCACCCAGACCTTGTCTCTCCAGGTCCCCTACTCATAGCCCCTCTTGATCGCCTAGTTCCTGTCCAGCTCCACCCAGTCCCGTGTAGGCCCCGCCCTGCCAGACCCAATCTGGTCTCGCCGGTGCTCCACCGGGATAGTCACACCCGCCTTGCCCTTCCACCGGGTGGGCCTTGAGAAAGCAGCTGGAGATTCTGTTCCATCTACGCCTGGCCTCACCCCGGCTCCGCCTCCCTGGACACGCCCCTGACCCCGCCTCCATCCTCCCGGAGTCCCGCCCCACTCGGGGCTGTCCCAGACCCCGCGCAGGGCCCCGGCCCACTCACCTCCACAGTTCATCAACTTGCGCACATTAGTGGTGGACATGATTCGGCGGCTCCTCAGGAAGTCCGCGATCTGGCCGCCGATGGGCACGATGATGGTCATGACCAAGTGAGGCAACGCTGACACCAGGCCCACCTGCACCAGAGAGTGTACAGAGCGAGGGCTCAGGGGCGGCTGACCCGGCATCTCCACCCGCTTCGGGTACCTTTGGCTCCTCCCTGTCCCTCGTTCCAACCTCTTGGGATCCAGGCCCGGCTGCTCCATCTCCCCCCGCTGCGCCCCCTGCCTTTCCTTCCTGGGCCCAACCTTGCTGATCTCGAAACCGAACACCTCTTCGAAGTAGGCGGGCTGGGAGATAAGGAGCAGGTAGAACGTCCAACTGCGGCAGAAGTTAGCCACGATGATGGCATAGACTGGCATGGATGTGAAGAAGCGCCGCCAGGGTGTGTTAAACTTCTGTTGGGAGGGAGGGTGTGGAGAGGAGAGGCCGCTAAGACAGAGACCAGGGCTGGGCGCTCTCCGTGTCCCTTCAGGGACCCATTTATAGTCCCACAGAGACCCAGGATTCCCGACCTCACTAAAATCTCCAGGGGCGCCAACTCGACCATGTCCCTGTGAGGACCTTGGCATTCTGGCCTCACAGTGACACTTCAGGGACGCAGCTGTCCCACCTCTACAGTGCCCCTCAGGTGCACAGGTGTCCGGACCCCACGATGACCCTCAGGAATTCATAAAAGTGAGCCCAGGAGTCTCTTTCCGTTCCATTATGCCCCCTAATTCAAGCCTCACTCACCCCAAGGTCTAAGAAAACCCCCACATTCAAATCCCGCTTCTGTGGGCTTAACCACGCCCCATAGTGGTTCTGGCCGCCTcaccacccagccctgccctcagcacCTGCTAATCTTTTAGTCTACAGGAACCCACGGCGATCTACACACTGTGGAAGTTCGAAGCCCCCTtttctcctgcctccctgcctgaaTATCTCTCCTTGCCCCACCGCGCCTCCGCCCCCGCAGGCCTGGGCCCTGACCGTGACCGGGTTCATGAGTTTGGCGCTCTCGCCGATGGCGTCCTCTATGTACTTGCGCTCCTCTTCCGAAATGCTGGGGTGCAGAGCTGGGGACTCATAGGAGACGAGCAGCCagaacaggtaccaaaagatccCGAAGCTGCCTGGGGAGGGTCAGGAGGGGGATGGAAGCGAGGTGACGACCGGCCTCGCTCCGCCCCAGCGCCACCCGGACCCAGGCGTCCGGGCCCCTCACCGTAGACGTAGAACACAGAGCTCCATCCGGAGTACTGCACCAGGACCCCGGCGAGAGGCATCGCGACCACCGCCCCAGCATAGGAACCTAAGGGGAAGGACGCAAGATGTAGACCGGGCTCATCTATCCTCAGATCCGGGAATGgggcctcccagcccctgcctttCGGGGACACAGAAGTACAGGCCAcaggccctcctccctcagacccgcatgtctggatactagccccttcCTCTCACCGCAAAAGGCTGTTGTTGCCAAGCGACTCCGCTCTAAGGGCGGGGCCCATTTGCTCCAGATGCCGTGGCAGGCAGGGTACGTGACCCCCTAATAAGGAGAAAACCAAAAATCAACGAGAAGAGGCGGAGTGAGAACAGGCACAGGGTCGTATGGAGCAGGGCTTTACCTCTACCAACCCCTGCAGGATCCTCACGAAGATGACACAGCCATAATGGACTCGGGCAGCCGAGGGGATCAGCATGTTTAGAGTGGATGTAGCCACAATGGCAAAGCCGAAAACCCTGGTAGGAAGAGTCCATAGTACTAGAATAGGGTTTGCTATCCCGCCAAAGCTGCGATTCCGCTCTGTCTGCCCTCGGCGCGCTAGGCCTTGTGGTCCTccagaccccaccccccacctctgtaACTCTCAGCTTCCACAACCACAAGCCCCGCCTTTCTCTAAGACCCCGCCCCCTAACCCAGGCTCTTCCCATTCCCCCGTCAGCCCCGAAATGCCAGGCCACACCCTCTACGTAGTTCCCACCTTGAGACCCCAGCCCTGTACCTGTTGGCTGCGAATTTTTGGCAGATAAATCCTCCGGGAATCTGGGTGACAATGTAGCCCCAGAAAAAGGAGCCGTGTATGAGGCCAACAGTCTCTGGATCCCAGTTAAATTGAGCTTTCTGCGGGCCAAAAGGTACGTCAAACCTGCGGCCCTgaccccaggctctgcccctccaccaaTCAGCACAGACAGATTTAGTCCTTCAATCAATCAGCAACAAGGACCCCTCTCGCGCCCAAACACCTGCCAATCAGAGTTCACGCCGTCCTCCTCCAATTCTGCCCGCGCAGGCTGCCAGGCCGCACTACCCCAGCAACCCGGCCTGTCGCTGCGCGGAAACCTCGCTCGGCCTGCTTCCCCGCCTCCGTGCCCCTTCTCCGAACGTCTAGGGGTCCGTCAGTGGGGTGGGAACTCTGTCTCCACTTAACGTCTCTTAACCAACCTAAGAAACTGTTTGCGGAGTGACTGGGTGGGGTCTAGTCCGGGACGAGAAGTAGCCAAAGGGGGGAGGTAGGCCAGTGCCTAAGTCAGGAATTTTTCCTGAGGCAGGGGCACGGCCTTCACCGgcattaaaatgggcaaaaaatggggcgcctggctggctcagtcggtagagcacgccactcttgatctcggggttgtaagttcgagccccaggtggggcgtaaaggttacttaaaaaatacttaaaaataataaaatagggagAAAGGCTTAGATGGGGCGGGCTTTAGGTAAAGGCCAGAGCAAGATGAAGCGGGATAAAGCAGGGACCGAACTTCAGAAAAGTCAGGATCAAACTTCAGGGTGGAGCCCGCGATGGGACTGGGATTAGGATGTGACCCTGGGACAGGCGTGGGTAGCAGGCGGAGCAAAGTTGCTAGGAGGCCTACAGTGGGGCAGGGGCAACACGTAGGAACCCCAGTGCTGTCGCAGAGTCTGCATTTGGAAATCAGGGACCTGAAATAAATAGGGGCGGGGCTTCACTTCGAGCTGGGCACGGCTTCCTAAGCCGAGAGCCCCGAGGCAGAAGGGAGCCAGCCGCCGGGGGCGCACGGATGGGCGGGGCTG
This region includes:
- the GFY gene encoding Golgi-associated olfactory signaling regulator isoform X1, which encodes MKSLSPIVFLLVFPLARLGSQADPSASPLTGSDFPEMVHPSQTSPPASENSAGDVPNPDPPATAYPEPSKSPHAVSPEPSRLDFTETTNHDLRETTHPETPESPKSTSLNTSIADSLETPKINLSKMTDPEPSKTPKPDPTDIPHPESPETLKPNPSKTSHPEFPETPSPDPTQTPRQESSESPKLNSTEISHSEAPETPHPDPTKTLHPKSPETYNPDITETPNSEFLQTLHPDTTETPHPESHVTHNPSPTEIPQTESPTTQYQFATENPMTSDPEISASPHPETTTPFKDKATALNELPLSPKPETPAVTQPDSLKLRRSVSPGTVELKASQNSSLKGPDALLPSARIAGPPAPLGSPSQPAPATPRAPQRRSRGERVSTIIVVERVEETGVTLVGRPRGAAGGALCLFLAGTGLLIGIFLLLWCLYRRAARHRPFAHHRLPNDGDEPVMHLEAPKDPYDLYLYAPDAWVPSHIATKQPPPTPPLPPKLPPPPRGNRPQSLEPLSPATLPNNFV
- the GFY gene encoding Golgi-associated olfactory signaling regulator isoform X2, which codes for MKSLSPIVFLLVFPLARLGSQADPSASPLTGSDFPEMVHPSQTSPPASENSAGDVPNPDPPATAYPEPSKSPHAVSPEPSRLDFTETTNHDLRETTHPETPESPKSTSLNTSIADSLETPKINLSKMTDPEPSKTPKPDPTDIPHPESPETLKPNPSKTSHPEFPETPSPDPTQTPRQESSESPKLNSTEISHSEAPETPHPDPTKTLHPKSPETYNPDITETPNSEFLQTLHPDTTETPHPESHVTHNPSPTEIPQTESPTTQYQFATENPMTSDPEISASPHPETTTPFKDKATALNELPLSPKPETPAVTQPDSLKLRRSVSPGTVELKASQNSSLKGPDALLPSARIAGPPAPLGSPSQPAPATPRAPQRRSRGVTLVGRPRGAAGGALCLFLAGTGLLIGIFLLLWCLYRRAARHRPFAHHRLPNDGDEPVMHLEAPKDPYDLYLYAPDAWVPSHIATKQPPPTPPLPPKLPPPPRGNRPQSLEPLSPATLPNNFV
- the SLC17A7 gene encoding vesicular glutamate transporter 1; translated protein: MEFRQEEFRKLAGRALGRLHSLLEKRQEGAETLELSADGRPVTTQTRDPPVVDCTCFGLPRRYIIAIMSGLGFCISFGIRCNLGVAIVSMVNNSTTHRGGHVVVQKAQFNWDPETVGLIHGSFFWGYIVTQIPGGFICQKFAANRVFGFAIVATSTLNMLIPSAARVHYGCVIFVRILQGLVEGVTYPACHGIWSKWAPPLERSRLATTAFCGSYAGAVVAMPLAGVLVQYSGWSSVFYVYGSFGIFWYLFWLLVSYESPALHPSISEEERKYIEDAIGESAKLMNPVTKFNTPWRRFFTSMPVYAIIVANFCRSWTFYLLLISQPAYFEEVFGFEISKVGLVSALPHLVMTIIVPIGGQIADFLRSRRIMSTTNVRKLMNCGGFGMEATLLLVVGYSHSKGVAISFLVLAVGFSGFAISGFNVNHLDIAPRYASILMGISNGVGTLSGMVCPIIVGAMTKHKTREEWQYVFLIASLVHYGGVIFYGVFASGEKQPWAEPEEMSEEKCGFVGHDQLAGSDESEMEDEAEPPGAPPAPPPSYGATHSTVQPPRPPPPVRDY